One genomic segment of Methanothermobacter wolfeii includes these proteins:
- a CDS encoding type II CAAX endopeptidase family protein, producing MMMEGMHLFADRYDKDDNMKQEKLSAFFIIAFVFSWILWIPVALISAGFSFTGPVDAFLKGPYNPAAFGPTLAAILLTFLYGGRDELLSLLRKGFKRDFHGFWWIIILFLFPLITGLSAFLGVLWGDAPPSLYWVSQPWIIPLAFLYIFFLGGPLQEEFGWRGYALPGLQRKYSPVYAAIILGFIWGLWHIPLFFIQGSIQSQVPFWSFMILIISASIIYAWVYNSTESILAVLIIHTTGNLSYFLFPVQTTIAGGVFLMILNVAAAFIVLLFAGSELRTDFRKN from the coding sequence ATGATGATGGAGGGGATGCACCTCTTTGCTGACCGATATGATAAGGATGATAATATGAAGCAGGAGAAGCTTTCAGCCTTTTTCATAATAGCATTTGTCTTTTCATGGATACTCTGGATACCAGTTGCACTGATATCTGCGGGCTTCAGTTTCACAGGACCGGTGGACGCCTTCCTGAAAGGTCCCTACAACCCTGCAGCCTTCGGACCGACACTTGCAGCAATCCTTTTAACCTTCCTCTACGGCGGAAGGGATGAACTTCTAAGCCTCCTCAGGAAGGGTTTTAAAAGGGATTTCCATGGTTTCTGGTGGATTATAATCCTCTTCTTGTTCCCACTCATCACGGGACTATCAGCATTCCTCGGCGTCCTCTGGGGGGACGCTCCACCATCCCTTTACTGGGTCTCCCAGCCATGGATCATCCCCCTGGCCTTCCTTTACATATTCTTCCTTGGAGGTCCGCTACAGGAGGAGTTCGGCTGGAGGGGCTATGCTCTCCCGGGACTTCAGAGGAAATATTCACCGGTCTACGCCGCCATCATACTCGGTTTCATATGGGGCCTCTGGCACATACCCCTCTTCTTCATACAGGGAAGTATACAGTCACAGGTCCCCTTCTGGAGCTTCATGATCCTGATAATCTCGGCATCCATAATATATGCATGGGTCTACAATTCAACCGAGAGTATACTGGCAGTTCTGATCATCCATACCACAGGAAACCTCTCATACTTCCTCTTCCCGGTACAGACAACCATTGCCGGCGGAGTCTTCCTGATGATCCTTAATGTAGCAGCAGCATTCATCGTGCTTTTATTCGCAGGCTCAGAGCTCAGGACAGATTTCAGAAAAAATTAA